Proteins from one Anaerosoma tenue genomic window:
- the serA gene encoding phosphoglycerate dehydrogenase — MKVLVADKISDSGIEKLIAGGYEVDVKTGLAEEELVAIIPEYDAMIVRSATKATRPIIEAGERLKIIGRAGVGIDNVDVAAATERGVIVCNAPTSNIVSAAEQTITLMLATARNTAQANASMKQGKWERSKFTGTEVYEKTLAIVGLGRIGTLVAERARGLGMKLIGYDPYTSEERAAALGVTLYETIDELLPLADFLTVHLPKTKETIGMFGAEQFARMKDGARLVNTARGGIYQMDALVDALKSGKVASAGIDVFETEPCTESPLHELDNVVLTPHLGASTEEAQDRAGDQIADLVAAGLCGEMVDTAVNIAPVAPEVMEAVGPFLSVAEALGTGIGQIARGPVSEIEVHFIGHLAEQDTRILKTAMLKGLLSVVGQDMVNYVNANHYAEQRGISVTENKRVESTDYVSLMVVVAKAGGREFKLGATLMGKRNEPRVVVFNDFAIDMAPSHHMLFLEYTDVPGVVGKVGTALGENGINIASMQVGRTGEGGTALMGINVDSAIPDALMDRVNAKAEVSEAWSVEL; from the coding sequence ATGAAAGTACTGGTTGCAGACAAGATCTCGGATAGCGGAATCGAGAAGCTCATCGCCGGGGGGTACGAGGTCGACGTGAAGACGGGCCTCGCCGAGGAAGAACTCGTGGCGATCATCCCCGAGTACGACGCCATGATCGTGCGCTCGGCCACCAAGGCCACGCGTCCGATCATCGAGGCAGGCGAGCGGTTGAAGATCATCGGCCGCGCGGGTGTCGGTATCGACAATGTGGACGTGGCCGCAGCCACGGAGCGAGGCGTGATCGTGTGCAACGCACCCACGTCGAACATCGTCTCCGCCGCCGAGCAGACCATCACGCTCATGCTCGCCACCGCGCGCAACACCGCGCAGGCCAACGCCAGCATGAAGCAGGGCAAGTGGGAGCGCTCCAAGTTCACCGGTACCGAGGTGTACGAGAAGACGCTCGCCATCGTGGGCCTGGGCCGCATCGGCACGCTGGTGGCCGAGCGGGCGCGGGGTCTGGGTATGAAGCTCATCGGCTACGATCCGTACACGAGCGAGGAGCGCGCCGCGGCGCTTGGCGTGACGCTCTATGAGACGATCGACGAGCTCCTGCCGTTGGCCGACTTCCTCACGGTGCACCTTCCCAAGACGAAGGAGACCATCGGCATGTTCGGCGCCGAGCAGTTCGCCAGGATGAAGGACGGCGCGCGGCTCGTGAACACCGCTCGCGGCGGCATCTACCAGATGGACGCGCTCGTGGACGCGCTCAAGAGCGGCAAGGTGGCCTCGGCGGGTATCGACGTGTTCGAGACCGAGCCGTGCACGGAGTCGCCGCTGCACGAACTGGACAACGTGGTGCTCACGCCGCACCTCGGCGCCTCAACGGAAGAGGCGCAGGACCGCGCAGGCGACCAGATAGCCGATCTCGTGGCGGCCGGCCTGTGCGGGGAGATGGTGGACACTGCCGTGAACATCGCGCCGGTGGCGCCCGAGGTGATGGAGGCCGTTGGGCCGTTCCTGTCGGTGGCCGAGGCTCTAGGGACCGGTATCGGGCAGATCGCCCGCGGTCCGGTGAGCGAGATCGAGGTTCACTTCATCGGGCATCTCGCCGAGCAGGACACGCGCATCCTCAAGACGGCCATGCTCAAGGGGCTGCTGAGCGTGGTAGGCCAGGACATGGTCAACTATGTCAACGCCAACCACTACGCGGAACAGCGCGGCATCTCGGTCACCGAGAACAAGCGCGTGGAGAGCACCGACTACGTGAGCCTCATGGTCGTTGTGGCCAAGGCCGGCGGCCGCGAGTTCAAGCTCGGCGCCACACTCATGGGCAAGAGGAACGAGCCGCGAGTGGTCGTGTTCAACGACTTCGCGATCGATATGGCGCCGTCGCACCATATGTTGTTCCTCGAGTACACCGACGTGCCCGGCGTTGTGGGCAAGGTGGGTACCGCGCTTGGTGAGAACGGCATCAACATAGCCTCAATGCAGGTGGGCCGCACGGGCGAGGGAGGCACGGCGCTCATGGGCATCAACGTGGACAGTGCGATCCCGGATGCGTTGATGGACCGCGTCAACGCCAAGGCCGAAGTGTCCGAGGCGTGGAGCGTAGAGCTGTAA
- a CDS encoding pyridoxal-phosphate-dependent aminotransferase family protein yields MQKKYLMTPGPTPVPAEVLLTQAAPIIHHRTPDFSAAFKQAIEGLKYVFQTESDVLLFASSGTGVMEAAIANSFCAGDSVIVCRNGKFGDRQKQIAEVYGLNVIDLAYEWTSVVDPADVATALAENPGVRGVIVTQSETSSGVLNDVKAIGAIVREHPDTILIVDSITGIGAVDCKTDEWGLDIVMTGSQKGLMLPPGLAACTVSAKAWKAYERSTLPKYYFDFMKYKKNIEKDTTPFTPAVSLVLGLNVALNMIREERIENTIARHSRLAEATRKGCEALGLELFAPAEGRGSAVTPVWVPEGVDGKKIVSILKNKYGITIAGGQDDYAGRIFRVGHLGYFGEFDIITTLAGLEMTLAELGYEFERGEGIKAAEAVFMGE; encoded by the coding sequence ATGCAGAAGAAGTACCTGATGACGCCGGGCCCGACCCCGGTCCCTGCCGAGGTCCTGCTCACCCAGGCCGCGCCGATCATCCACCACCGCACGCCGGACTTCTCGGCCGCATTCAAGCAGGCGATCGAGGGCTTGAAATACGTGTTCCAGACCGAGAGCGACGTGCTGCTGTTCGCCTCTTCGGGCACGGGTGTGATGGAAGCGGCCATCGCCAACTCGTTCTGCGCGGGCGACAGTGTCATCGTGTGCCGCAACGGCAAGTTCGGTGACCGTCAGAAGCAGATCGCCGAGGTATACGGACTCAACGTGATCGATCTCGCGTACGAGTGGACCAGCGTGGTCGACCCTGCCGACGTGGCCACAGCCCTCGCCGAGAACCCCGGTGTGCGCGGGGTCATCGTCACGCAGAGCGAGACGTCTTCGGGCGTGCTCAACGACGTCAAGGCGATCGGCGCCATCGTTCGCGAGCACCCCGACACCATCCTCATCGTCGACAGCATCACCGGTATCGGCGCGGTGGACTGCAAGACCGACGAGTGGGGTCTGGACATCGTGATGACGGGCTCGCAGAAGGGGCTCATGCTCCCGCCGGGCCTCGCCGCGTGCACGGTCTCCGCGAAGGCGTGGAAGGCGTACGAGCGCTCCACGCTGCCCAAGTACTACTTCGACTTCATGAAGTACAAGAAGAACATCGAGAAGGACACCACCCCGTTCACCCCGGCTGTCTCGCTCGTGCTCGGGCTCAACGTAGCGCTGAACATGATCCGCGAAGAGAGGATCGAGAACACGATCGCACGCCACAGCAGGCTGGCCGAGGCCACCCGCAAGGGCTGCGAGGCGCTGGGACTCGAACTGTTCGCCCCCGCCGAGGGTCGCGGCAGCGCGGTCACGCCGGTGTGGGTGCCGGAGGGCGTGGACGGCAAGAAGATCGTGAGCATCCTCAAGAACAAGTACGGCATCACGATCGCTGGCGGCCAGGACGACTACGCAGGTCGCATCTTCCGCGTCGGGCACCTGGGCTACTTCGGCGAGTTCGACATCATCACCACGCTTGCCGGTCTTGAGATGACGCTCGCGGAACTGGGCTACGAGTTCGAGCGCGGCGAGGGCATCAAGGCCGCCGAAGCCGTCTTCATGGGGGAGTAG